From Halobacterium sp. R2-5, the proteins below share one genomic window:
- a CDS encoding 4Fe-4S dicluster domain-containing protein has product MSSNQQSQREVLSQGVISTGDGARIFPDVEACIDCGGCVVACKRTWDIGPEEQRISISTMFEGQQADDGYNANSSQALDDGAFPGETAIPMQCYHCENAPCVSVCPTDALQKNDDDFVQVTDDLCVGCQYCLSACPFGAPQFPDEDDGGNAVVGSGGVMDKCTMCEERQDVGKGPACADECATDAILVGQPGQIADELDKRDRDPFFNDEAMSVIFGEDAEVFE; this is encoded by the coding sequence ATGTCATCGAATCAACAATCACAGCGTGAGGTCTTGAGCCAGGGGGTCATCAGCACCGGCGATGGTGCGCGCATCTTCCCCGACGTCGAGGCCTGTATCGACTGCGGCGGCTGTGTCGTCGCGTGCAAGCGCACGTGGGACATCGGCCCGGAGGAACAGCGTATCAGCATCTCGACGATGTTCGAGGGCCAGCAGGCCGACGACGGCTACAACGCCAACAGCTCGCAGGCCCTCGACGACGGCGCGTTCCCCGGCGAGACCGCCATCCCGATGCAGTGTTACCACTGCGAGAACGCGCCCTGCGTGTCCGTCTGTCCGACCGACGCGCTCCAGAAGAACGACGACGACTTCGTGCAGGTCACCGACGACCTCTGCGTCGGCTGCCAGTACTGCCTGTCGGCGTGTCCGTTCGGCGCCCCGCAGTTCCCCGACGAGGACGACGGCGGGAACGCGGTCGTCGGCTCCGGCGGCGTGATGGACAAGTGTACGATGTGCGAGGAGCGCCAGGACGTCGGGAAGGGTCCGGCGTGCGCCGACGAGTGCGCGACCGACGCCATCCTCGTCGGTCAGCCCGGCCAGATCGCCGACGAGCTCGACAAGCGGGACCGCGACCCGTTCTTCAACGACGAGGCCATGTCGGTCATCTTCGGCGAGGACGCGGAGGTGTTCGAGTAA
- a CDS encoding NAD-dependent epimerase/dehydratase family protein — protein sequence MELSGKRVVVTGAAGLVGSHLADALAADNDVLAVDNLSKGTRDRVPDGVEFRKADVRDPEDVADVITQDVDIVFHFAAYTDTNYGEPRQLFEENTEMTYNVLERMREVGVDHLAFTSSSTVYGEAPMPTPEDYAPLEPISVYGASKLADEGLISTYANSYGVQSWVYRFANIVGPRQRGNVVPDFIEKLLDDPETLTILGDGRQEKSYMHVEECVDAMTHVIEHADDDYNVYNLGTRTTTSVNRIADIVADELGVDPDYEYTGGDRGWTGDVPKMRLSIEKLAALGWEPDQSSDEAVRTAARGLVEELRAERQ from the coding sequence ATGGAGCTCTCAGGAAAGCGCGTCGTCGTGACGGGCGCGGCCGGGCTCGTCGGCTCGCACCTCGCCGACGCCCTCGCGGCCGACAACGACGTGCTCGCGGTGGACAACCTCTCGAAGGGGACCCGTGACCGCGTGCCCGACGGCGTCGAGTTCAGGAAAGCGGACGTACGCGACCCCGAGGACGTCGCGGACGTAATCACGCAGGACGTCGACATCGTCTTCCACTTCGCGGCGTACACGGACACCAACTACGGCGAACCCCGCCAGCTGTTCGAGGAGAACACGGAGATGACGTACAACGTCCTCGAACGGATGCGCGAGGTCGGCGTCGACCACCTCGCGTTCACGTCCTCCTCGACGGTCTACGGCGAGGCGCCGATGCCGACCCCGGAGGACTACGCGCCCCTCGAACCCATCTCCGTCTACGGCGCGAGCAAGCTCGCGGACGAAGGCTTGATCTCGACGTACGCGAACTCCTACGGCGTCCAGTCGTGGGTGTACCGCTTCGCGAACATCGTCGGGCCGCGCCAGCGCGGCAACGTCGTCCCGGACTTCATCGAGAAGCTGCTCGACGACCCGGAGACGCTGACCATCCTCGGTGACGGCCGCCAGGAGAAGTCCTACATGCACGTCGAGGAGTGCGTCGACGCCATGACCCACGTCATCGAGCACGCGGACGACGACTACAACGTCTACAACCTCGGCACGCGCACCACCACGTCGGTCAACCGCATCGCCGACATCGTCGCAGACGAGCTGGGCGTCGACCCCGACTACGAGTACACCGGCGGCGACCGCGGCTGGACCGGCGACGTCCCGAAGATGCGCCTCTCCATCGAGAAGCTCGCGGCGCTCGGCTGGGAGCCCGACCAGTCCAGCGACGAGGCCGTCCGAACGGCCGCTCGCGGCCTCGTCGAGGAGCTGCGCGCGGAGCGACAGTAG
- the fer gene encoding ferredoxin Fer, producing the protein MDSPFDVLGVDEDASEGEIKRAYRERVKDAHPDQGGSAAEFQLVRAAYERVTSDDAESSTDVATEAGFESEPAGYDVGQDRDFRPWEESHVEYLNYAVLDDHGWALDDEDLFERAAAAGLDPVNHGEFDVQPGESLLEAAEDRGFAWPYACRGGACANCAVVVVEGDLSQPTDHILSPELVARDIRLSCNGIPATEEMQVVYNVKHLPELEDLRLPPYPFELAHADD; encoded by the coding sequence ATGGATTCCCCCTTCGACGTGCTCGGGGTCGACGAGGACGCCTCCGAGGGGGAGATCAAGCGAGCGTACCGCGAGCGCGTCAAGGACGCCCACCCCGACCAGGGCGGCTCCGCGGCGGAGTTCCAGCTGGTGCGCGCGGCCTACGAGAGGGTCACCAGCGACGACGCCGAGTCGAGCACGGACGTCGCGACCGAGGCGGGCTTCGAGAGCGAGCCCGCGGGCTACGACGTCGGCCAGGACCGCGACTTCCGGCCGTGGGAGGAGAGCCACGTCGAGTACCTGAACTACGCGGTGCTCGACGACCACGGGTGGGCGCTCGACGACGAGGACCTCTTCGAGCGCGCGGCCGCCGCCGGCCTCGACCCGGTGAACCACGGCGAGTTCGACGTCCAGCCCGGCGAGTCGCTTTTGGAGGCCGCCGAGGACCGCGGGTTCGCGTGGCCGTACGCGTGCCGCGGCGGCGCGTGCGCGAACTGCGCGGTCGTCGTCGTGGAGGGCGACCTCTCCCAGCCGACCGACCACATCCTCTCCCCGGAGCTGGTCGCCCGGGACATCCGGCTGTCCTGTAACGGCATCCCCGCGACCGAGGAGATGCAGGTCGTCTACAACGTCAAACACCTCCCCGAGCTGGAGGACCTGCGGCTGCCGCCGTACCCCTTCGAGCTCGCGCACGCCGACGACTGA
- a CDS encoding universal stress protein — MVDRPSILLPLRVLEGDSIPEGVPELLANAHVVLLGYHVVPDQTATEQARDQFGDQATRRLDDFTAILEHAGATVESQLVFTHDGQTTIDRVVGEHDCLAVLVANATRPVESILVGVRGVAGVDRFVRLVSGLFATIDVNVTLYHVAGADETDADVQTLLDGIATRLSDEGISPDAIDVQISRGGTPREMIVDASDTYDAIVMGESDPSVATFLFGMTADQVAKQFLGPVFVIQHGELDDTEETETE; from the coding sequence ATGGTCGACAGACCCAGCATCTTGCTCCCGTTACGTGTTCTCGAGGGAGACTCGATTCCAGAAGGCGTCCCCGAACTCCTCGCGAACGCACACGTCGTCCTGCTCGGCTACCACGTCGTCCCAGACCAGACGGCGACCGAGCAGGCCCGAGACCAGTTCGGAGACCAAGCCACCCGCCGTCTCGACGACTTCACGGCGATACTCGAGCACGCGGGGGCGACAGTCGAATCCCAGCTCGTCTTCACCCACGACGGACAGACGACGATCGATCGAGTGGTGGGCGAGCACGACTGCCTCGCGGTACTGGTCGCGAACGCGACGAGACCGGTGGAGAGTATACTCGTCGGGGTCCGCGGGGTCGCCGGAGTCGATCGGTTTGTCCGCCTGGTTTCGGGGCTGTTCGCGACGATCGACGTCAACGTGACGCTGTACCACGTCGCTGGAGCGGACGAAACCGACGCGGACGTGCAGACGCTGCTCGACGGGATCGCGACTCGGCTTTCCGACGAGGGCATCTCTCCGGACGCGATCGACGTACAGATCTCGCGTGGCGGCACTCCCCGAGAGATGATCGTCGATGCGTCCGACACCTACGACGCGATCGTTATGGGAGAATCGGATCCATCGGTGGCGACGTTCCTGTTCGGGATGACTGCCGACCAGGTCGCCAAGCAGTTCCTGGGCCCGGTGTTCGTGATTCAGCACGGGGAACTGGACGACACCGAGGAGACGGAGACCGAGTGA
- a CDS encoding recombinase RecA, whose amino-acid sequence MGYDVAAFLPIEEVPEGTNLLVGGPPLTGKRELALSLVDDGCERDEGGIVVGTHDSTKTVRKRAPNVWEQVKNGRAGVVDCVTRQRGESVRDQELVKYVSSPGDVTDMGIRLGGIFQRLGRNCEQVRFDVSTISTMLMYADTRRVYRFLHVFSGHVERLDWLGLGVLDTSNRESFDTLAPLYDGMIQTRSEDDGRELRVVGLGNSPTEWVSY is encoded by the coding sequence ATGGGCTACGACGTCGCTGCATTCCTCCCGATCGAGGAGGTGCCCGAGGGGACGAACCTCCTCGTCGGCGGGCCGCCGCTGACGGGGAAACGCGAGCTCGCGCTCTCGCTGGTCGACGACGGCTGCGAGCGCGACGAGGGCGGCATCGTCGTCGGCACCCACGACAGCACGAAGACCGTCCGCAAGCGCGCGCCGAACGTCTGGGAGCAGGTGAAGAACGGCCGCGCCGGCGTCGTCGACTGCGTCACCCGCCAGCGCGGCGAGTCGGTCCGCGACCAGGAGCTCGTGAAGTACGTCTCCTCGCCCGGCGACGTCACCGACATGGGCATCCGGCTGGGCGGCATCTTCCAGCGCCTCGGACGGAACTGCGAGCAGGTCCGCTTCGACGTCTCCACCATCTCGACGATGCTGATGTACGCCGACACGCGCCGCGTCTACCGGTTCCTCCACGTCTTCTCCGGCCACGTCGAGCGGCTGGACTGGCTCGGACTCGGCGTCCTCGACACCAGCAACCGCGAGAGCTTCGACACGCTCGCGCCGCTGTACGACGGCATGATTCAGACGCGCAGCGAAGACGACGGCCGCGAGCTGCGCGTGGTCGGCCTCGGGAACTCGCCGACCGAGTGGGTGTCCTACTAG
- a CDS encoding formate dehydrogenase subunit alpha, with translation MSTQPVSLDLDRRSFMKASALAGGLALGGGITGQTLAQDGETDGTDVSGDDSTLTKTVCNFCAVGCGFRGEREGNAFVGQESWHENPINNGSLCSKGAAIYGSEHSERRLKHPMRKEDGEWKKISWDEAYSHITEELERIWEEYGRDSLMFLGSAHHCNEEAYASRKLASFMGTNNIDHQARICHSTTVSGLANTWGYGAMTNTVNDYRNFDLNIIIGQNPAEAHPIAMQHILEGQARGGTVVSVDPRYTKTSAHADEFFRLRPGTDVALMMGLIRYLREQGELDDQMLEERVQGWPDVEGDLDDYDPETVEEITWISADRVRELGDLIIENKPNVQIEWAMGGTQHNNGTQNIRSYALTSLASGSAAHSGGGLQVMRGHANVQGATDLGVASHILPGYYGVSSRGSWEYWADVWNQTPTTSGDVSFQDLYEKFETMPPELYEQQGGDANASEEDRSLMYQNGLTVARWFEAALDQEDRLLESPIYQENPVKAAFFWGHSSNSISEMPRMRQAMEELDLLVVVDLFPSLASVLPDREDGVILLPAASQYEHYRSVTNSHRAVQWSEPVRPPSHEAKPDMQIMQELADRLGFGEHFDWGSGPEMFNGKSTYEEALREINLGVRTIGYQQSPERLQQHREYDYAFSPEDTKCHDSELPVSGDYWSLPWPCWGDGHPGTPILWTDEVDPREGGQDFRSRWGTQAPTPEEWASMDVDKEYPLQETYDQEGEEGLNMLRASFSPDWYAGEIEGVPEYPGFATTFPEDLDNPSALSLPFEYALREDRSPFDAARALNERDEYDFDLDFWQQFDNPQPDPPTGRGRARAVVWNFLDTTPVHREPIESPEPDLVEEWPSNGQQRNVYRLDQNNSEVQRRAMNRLSEADGAIDTIMTTGRQVEHQGGGSETRSNIFTADLQPHMYAEIHPDMAEDLGVDGGDLVVVETTNRGSVLVKARVTHRPNAEETFLPYHWGGIFQGESLLDEYPDGMAPFAIGDSVNSITSPGYDVETQMQETKAAMARIRKATQDVVDELNMDVDLSEFSFPQDENDIGRQKDFDVRENKPVQ, from the coding sequence ATGAGTACACAACCGGTCTCTCTGGACCTAGACCGCCGTTCGTTCATGAAGGCGAGCGCCCTCGCGGGCGGGCTCGCCCTCGGCGGCGGGATAACCGGCCAGACGCTCGCTCAGGACGGCGAAACCGACGGAACGGACGTCTCCGGCGACGACTCGACCCTCACGAAGACCGTCTGTAACTTCTGTGCGGTCGGATGTGGGTTCCGCGGGGAACGTGAAGGTAACGCTTTCGTCGGTCAGGAGTCCTGGCACGAGAACCCGATCAACAACGGGTCGCTCTGCTCGAAAGGGGCAGCTATCTACGGCAGCGAGCACTCCGAGCGACGTCTGAAACACCCGATGCGGAAGGAAGACGGCGAGTGGAAGAAGATCTCGTGGGACGAGGCGTACTCCCACATCACGGAGGAGCTCGAGCGCATCTGGGAGGAGTACGGCCGCGACAGCCTGATGTTCCTCGGGAGCGCCCACCACTGCAACGAGGAGGCGTACGCGTCCCGCAAGCTCGCCTCCTTCATGGGCACGAACAACATCGACCACCAGGCCCGCATCTGTCACTCCACTACCGTCTCCGGCCTCGCGAACACGTGGGGGTACGGGGCGATGACGAACACGGTCAACGACTACCGGAACTTCGACCTCAACATCATCATCGGGCAGAACCCCGCGGAGGCCCACCCCATCGCGATGCAGCACATCCTCGAGGGGCAGGCCCGCGGCGGCACGGTCGTCTCCGTCGACCCCCGGTACACGAAGACGTCGGCGCACGCCGACGAGTTCTTCCGGCTGCGTCCCGGCACGGACGTCGCCCTGATGATGGGGCTCATCCGGTACCTCCGCGAGCAGGGCGAACTCGACGACCAGATGCTCGAGGAGCGCGTCCAGGGGTGGCCCGACGTCGAGGGCGACCTCGACGACTACGACCCCGAGACCGTCGAGGAGATCACGTGGATCAGCGCGGACCGCGTCCGCGAACTCGGCGACCTCATCATCGAGAACAAGCCCAACGTCCAGATCGAGTGGGCGATGGGCGGCACCCAGCACAACAACGGCACGCAGAACATCCGGTCGTACGCGCTGACCAGCCTCGCCTCGGGCAGCGCCGCCCACTCCGGCGGCGGCCTCCAGGTGATGCGCGGGCACGCGAACGTCCAGGGTGCGACCGACCTCGGCGTCGCCAGCCACATCCTCCCCGGGTACTACGGCGTCTCCAGCCGCGGCTCCTGGGAGTACTGGGCGGACGTCTGGAACCAGACGCCGACCACCTCGGGCGACGTCAGCTTCCAGGACCTCTACGAGAAGTTCGAGACGATGCCGCCGGAGCTGTACGAGCAGCAGGGCGGCGACGCGAACGCCTCCGAGGAGGACCGCTCGCTGATGTACCAGAACGGGCTGACGGTCGCCCGCTGGTTCGAAGCGGCCCTCGACCAGGAGGACCGGCTGCTCGAATCGCCGATCTACCAGGAGAACCCCGTGAAAGCGGCGTTCTTCTGGGGGCACTCCTCGAACTCCATCTCGGAGATGCCGCGGATGCGGCAGGCGATGGAGGAGCTCGACCTGCTGGTCGTCGTGGACCTGTTCCCGTCGCTGGCGTCCGTGCTCCCGGACCGCGAGGACGGTGTCATCCTGCTGCCGGCGGCCAGCCAGTACGAGCACTACCGCTCGGTCACGAACTCCCACCGCGCGGTGCAGTGGAGCGAGCCCGTGCGGCCGCCGAGCCACGAGGCGAAGCCGGACATGCAGATCATGCAGGAGCTGGCCGACCGCCTCGGCTTCGGCGAGCACTTCGACTGGGGTTCGGGCCCCGAGATGTTCAACGGGAAGTCCACGTACGAGGAGGCGCTGCGGGAGATCAACCTCGGCGTGCGGACCATCGGCTACCAGCAGAGCCCCGAGCGCCTCCAGCAGCACCGCGAGTACGACTACGCGTTCTCCCCGGAGGACACGAAGTGCCACGACTCGGAGCTCCCGGTGAGCGGCGACTACTGGAGCCTGCCGTGGCCGTGCTGGGGTGACGGACACCCGGGCACGCCGATCCTGTGGACCGACGAGGTCGACCCCCGCGAGGGCGGACAGGACTTCCGCTCGCGGTGGGGCACGCAGGCGCCGACGCCCGAGGAGTGGGCGTCGATGGACGTGGACAAGGAGTACCCGCTCCAGGAGACCTACGACCAGGAGGGCGAGGAAGGTCTGAACATGCTCCGGGCGTCGTTCTCCCCGGACTGGTACGCGGGCGAGATCGAGGGCGTTCCGGAGTACCCCGGGTTCGCGACGACGTTCCCGGAGGACCTCGACAACCCATCGGCGCTGTCGCTGCCGTTCGAGTACGCGCTCCGCGAGGACCGCTCGCCGTTCGACGCCGCACGAGCGCTGAACGAGCGCGACGAGTACGACTTCGACCTCGACTTCTGGCAGCAGTTCGACAACCCGCAGCCGGACCCGCCGACGGGGCGCGGTCGGGCGCGAGCGGTCGTGTGGAACTTCCTCGACACCACGCCGGTCCACCGGGAGCCGATCGAGAGCCCGGAGCCGGACCTCGTCGAGGAGTGGCCGTCGAACGGCCAGCAGCGCAACGTCTACCGCCTCGACCAGAACAACAGCGAGGTCCAGCGCCGCGCGATGAACCGCCTGAGCGAGGCCGACGGCGCCATCGACACCATCATGACGACCGGCCGCCAGGTCGAGCACCAGGGCGGCGGCTCGGAGACACGGTCGAACATCTTCACGGCCGACCTCCAGCCGCACATGTACGCCGAGATTCACCCGGACATGGCCGAGGACCTCGGCGTGGACGGCGGCGACCTTGTGGTGGTGGAGACGACCAACCGCGGGTCGGTGCTCGTGAAGGCGCGCGTCACCCACCGGCCGAACGCGGAGGAGACGTTCCTCCCGTACCACTGGGGCGGCATCTTCCAGGGCGAGAGCCTGCTCGACGAGTACCCGGACGGCATGGCGCCGTTCGCCATCGGCGACAGCGTGAACTCCATCACGTCGCCGGGCTACGACGTCGAGACGCAGATGCAGGAGACGAAGGCCGCGATGGCCCGCATCCGGAAAGCCACCCAGGACGTCGTCGACGAACTCAACATGGACGTCGACCTGTCGGAGTTCTCGTTCCCCCAGGACGAGAACGACATCGGCCGACAGAAGGACTTCGACGTCCGGGAGAACAAACCCGTTCAGTGA
- a CDS encoding cytochrome b/b6 domain-containing protein, with amino-acid sequence MTNMDHGKFTRVTTYFHSLLALDVFLLFFTGYSVMFNDELWWMVEFMGGNTGVLALHRIAGVGLIVLTVFWVTLMLIGPGRRKNFKAVLPTPTDAKAFVQDVQFVLGRADERHPNARQFAGYESDEVPLLSYVGKGVVWIFTVELVLLMISGLLIWSKVGAAQFFQTKAAATAFVTFHGLLGVVMVMGVIFHIFEHGFHPAFYPVEMKAFVPKSMMPHEDHDDDHEGTGIELLSLRPSWNWAVNLAGAAVVIGIVSVLLGSIFDSGYPVPSELAVGGGPSSVLLTIGINIGMLVLLLGVVLSTYGNILRARYERQVAAETERETAADGGEPRSEN; translated from the coding sequence GTGACGAACATGGACCACGGGAAGTTCACGCGCGTCACCACGTACTTCCACTCGCTGCTGGCGCTGGACGTGTTCCTGCTGTTCTTCACGGGCTACTCCGTGATGTTCAACGACGAGCTCTGGTGGATGGTGGAGTTCATGGGCGGCAACACGGGCGTGCTCGCGCTCCACCGCATCGCGGGCGTCGGGCTCATCGTGCTCACCGTCTTCTGGGTGACGCTGATGCTCATCGGGCCGGGCCGCCGGAAGAACTTCAAGGCCGTCCTGCCGACGCCGACGGACGCGAAGGCGTTCGTCCAGGACGTCCAGTTCGTGCTCGGGCGCGCCGACGAACGGCACCCGAACGCGCGCCAGTTCGCGGGCTACGAGTCCGACGAGGTCCCGCTGCTGTCGTACGTCGGGAAGGGCGTCGTCTGGATCTTCACCGTCGAGCTCGTGCTCCTGATGATCTCCGGGCTGCTCATCTGGAGCAAGGTCGGCGCCGCGCAGTTCTTCCAGACGAAGGCCGCCGCCACCGCGTTCGTCACGTTCCACGGCCTGCTCGGCGTCGTGATGGTGATGGGCGTCATCTTCCACATCTTCGAGCACGGGTTCCACCCCGCGTTCTACCCGGTGGAGATGAAGGCGTTCGTGCCGAAGTCGATGATGCCCCACGAGGACCACGACGACGACCACGAGGGCACGGGCATCGAACTGCTCTCGCTGCGGCCGTCCTGGAATTGGGCGGTGAACCTCGCTGGAGCGGCGGTCGTCATCGGCATCGTGAGCGTCCTCCTCGGGAGCATCTTCGACTCCGGCTACCCGGTGCCCAGCGAGCTGGCGGTGGGTGGCGGCCCGTCGAGCGTCCTGCTCACCATCGGTATCAACATCGGAATGCTCGTGCTGCTGCTCGGCGTCGTGCTGTCGACGTACGGCAACATCCTGCGCGCTCGCTACGAGCGCCAGGTCGCCGCCGAGACCGAGCGCGAGACCGCGGCCGACGGCGGAGAGCCCCGGAGCGAGAACTGA
- a CDS encoding SDR family NAD(P)-dependent oxidoreductase translates to MVRPEAAAGVADRDRSGTTALVTGATSGVGREVALALARLGADVYVHGRDRDRGEEVASRLREHGADARFFRADFLDLGQVENLAERVAGRVDELDVLVNNAGAHFETGALTDAGVERTFHANHLAPFLLTNRLRDALADGGRVVTVASEVHRRAGLSLSGVESVDDYDGFAAYSRSKLANVLFTRELARRLDGPAANACHPGFVPSSGLWRNASLPVRAVMRVLSAVPRRLTFGVVDSSASAAVTPTYLAAGDVDATGEYYEDCERATPAKQATDDELAARLWAWSAERVDL, encoded by the coding sequence ATGGTTCGGCCCGAAGCCGCCGCGGGGGTCGCCGACCGGGACCGCTCGGGGACGACCGCGCTCGTGACCGGCGCGACCAGCGGCGTCGGCCGCGAGGTGGCGCTCGCGCTCGCCCGCCTCGGCGCCGACGTCTACGTCCACGGCCGTGACCGCGACCGCGGCGAGGAAGTCGCCAGCCGGCTCCGCGAGCACGGCGCAGACGCGCGGTTCTTCCGGGCGGACTTCCTCGACCTCGGGCAGGTCGAGAACCTCGCCGAGCGCGTCGCGGGCCGCGTCGACGAGCTCGACGTGCTCGTGAACAACGCCGGCGCGCACTTCGAGACGGGCGCGCTCACGGACGCCGGCGTCGAGCGGACGTTCCACGCGAACCACCTCGCGCCGTTCCTGCTCACGAACCGCCTCCGGGACGCGCTCGCCGACGGCGGCCGCGTCGTCACCGTCGCCTCCGAAGTCCACCGGCGCGCGGGCCTCTCGCTGTCGGGCGTCGAGTCGGTCGACGACTACGACGGATTCGCGGCGTACTCGCGGTCGAAGCTCGCGAACGTCCTGTTCACCCGGGAGCTCGCCCGCCGGCTCGACGGCCCGGCGGCGAACGCCTGCCACCCGGGATTCGTGCCGTCCAGCGGCCTCTGGCGGAACGCCTCGCTGCCCGTTCGAGCCGTGATGCGCGTGCTGTCCGCCGTGCCGCGCCGACTGACGTTCGGCGTCGTGGACTCGTCCGCCTCGGCCGCCGTCACGCCGACGTACCTCGCCGCGGGCGACGTGGACGCGACGGGGGAGTACTACGAGGACTGCGAGCGGGCGACCCCCGCGAAGCAGGCGACCGACGACGAACTCGCGGCGCGACTCTGGGCGTGGAGCGCCGAACGCGTCGACCTGTGA